From the genome of Neodiprion pinetum isolate iyNeoPine1 chromosome 3, iyNeoPine1.2, whole genome shotgun sequence, one region includes:
- the LOC124214273 gene encoding protein embryonic gonad has translation MNQQCKVCGEPAAGFHFGAFTCEGCKSFFGRTYNNLGSISECKNGNVCVINKKNRTACKACRLRKCLLVGMSKSGSRYGRRSNWFKIHCLLQEQSNSTQASGAHSTAPYGPSFLPGFLPPPSQSQLGLYGKDAKERASPSQEDLALQSHLLHVAMLKHERERGNKSPHPDDIALQNQLRLLAWQKERERVSQQPPGTPPRNETPPSFAYAKHPASMPPIFPPNFAEREPPSSPEVCRPFLSPYKRAAETPSDSGASSAGEQDQDDSRSNSAMSYFKTEASPPLSEREFPPRKINATVTLTTGYPHHSLGLVTPATSQHSPRGGDLLLVSPSPGGLAVEQEEPIDLSVRPVSRASSGLRASQTSAEDSASSSSVSTAKEEPPAVKSKPLDLTLGVKRPAELPMSL, from the coding sequence TCGTTCTTCGGCCGGACATACAACAACCTGGGGAGCATATCAGAGTGCAAGAACGGAAACGTTTGcgtaataaacaaaaaaaaccgAACAGCGTGCAAAGCGTGCCGTTTGCGAAAATGCCTGCTTGTTGGAATGTCAAAATCGGGTTCACGTTACGGTCGTCGTTCCAACTGGTTCAAAATCCATTGCCTCCTCCAGGAGCAGTCCAACAGTACGCAAGCTAGCGGGGCTCACAGCACGGCGCCCTACGGTCCCAGTTTTCTTCCTGGTTTTCTACCGCCACCGAGCCAGAGCCAGTTGGGCCTTTACGGCAAGGATGCGAAGGAGCGCGCATCGCCGAGCCAAGAGGACTTGGCGCTGCAGTCGCATCTTTTACACGTGGCGATGCTAAAGCACGAACGTGAGAGGGGCAACAAATCTCCCCACCCTGACGACATCGCGCTACAAAATCAGCTCCGACTTTTGGCCTGGCAAAAGGAGCGCGAACGAGTGAGTCAGCAGCCTCCGGGAACCCCGCCGAGGAACGAGACGCCCCCTTCTTTCGCTTACGCGAAACACCCGGCATCCATGCCCCCGATATTCCCGCCAAACTTTGCCGAGAGGGAGCCACCGTCGAGTCCCGAGGTCTGCAGGCCCTTTCTATCGCCTTACAAACGGGCCGCCGAAACGCCGAGCGACAGTGGCGCCTCTTCGGCCGGTGAACAGGACCAGGACGACTCGCGGAGCAACTCGGCGATGAGCTACTTCAAAACGGAGGCATCGCCACCACTTTCCGAGCGTGAATTTCCACCCCGAAAGATAAACGCCACCGTAACTCTAACCACCGGCTACCCCCACCACAGTTTGGGCCTTGTCACCCCCGCGACTTCCCAGCACTCGCCGAGGGGCGGCGATCTCCTTCTCGTCAGTCCGAGTCCCGGCGGTCTTGCCGTCGAACAGGAGGAACCCATCGACCTCAGCGTCAGGCCCGTTTCGAGGGCCTCGTCGGGACTCCGAGCCTCCCAAACTTCCGCGGAGGACTCGGCCAGCTCGAGCAGCGTAAGTACCGCCAAGGAGGAACCACCCGCCGTCAAAAGTAAACCCCTCGACCTCACCCTCGGGGTCAAGAGGCCCGCGGAGTTACCTATGTCGCTTTAG